The Acidobacteriota bacterium genomic interval TCACCAAGTGCATCGTCGTCGTGGACGAGGATGTCGACGTGCAAAATATTCCCGATGTGGTCCTGAAAGCCTTCAATCACATCGATCCGGAGCGCGACATTCAATTCACGCTCGGTCCCGTGGACGCCCTCGACCACGCTTCGCGCTTGCCCAACTTCGGCTCGAAAATGGGTGTCGATGCGACGCGCAAATGGCCCAGTGAAGGCTTTCTCCGCCCCTGGCCGGGCGAAATTCTCATGGACGCTGCCACCAAGGCCACCGTCGACGCCCTCTGGCCGAAGTTGGGTCTCTAGAGCAAAACCAGACTTGGTGTAGCACGCTCGGCCGGAGTGCGTGCGGCTTCTCCTGGTGTCGAAGCCGCAAACGACCCGGGCCGCCGGGCTATAGCAGGTCTGGTTTTGCTCTAACTGTTCATCAGCCGGGCGAAGAAACTCTTCTTCTTCTCGGGCGGCTTGGGCGCGTAGGGTAACTTCGGCCGGTCGAGCGCTATCGCCAGTGGATTGGCGCTGCAGAGCGCCTGAGCCATCTCTTCATCGGCACGCTCGGCAATGAACGCGGCCGCCGCGGACATCTTCGGTGAGCGTTGCTCGGCGGAATGGCCGTCGCTGGCGACGAGGTGAATGCGGCCGCCGCGCAGCAGTTCCAGGCTGAACTGTTCGGCGCGCTTGCCAAAACGCCCGCGAAACGAGGAGGCCGTCACTTGCGCCAGGCAGCCGAGCCGCAAATATTCATCCAGCGTTCCCGGATTCTGCTGCAGCACGGGGTTACGCTCCGGATGCGCCAGCACCGGCACCATGCCCCCCGCGGCGATCTGCTCCAGCGCGCTGCCGAGCGCCTGCCGCTCGAAGAATTCAGGGAATTCCACCAGAACATAGCGGCCGCCATTCAGCGAAAGCTCGCGCGGCCGCTCCAGCAGCGCGCTGACGTTTTCGAAGCTGAGATGCACCTCGCAGCCGGCCATGACCTGCACGCGCCCTTGCAGCTTTTCCTGCAGCTCGCCGCAGAGTTCGGCGGTCCGCGCCCGTGAGAAGGAGAACTGATAGTTGCTGTGCGGCGTTACCACGACGTGCGTCGTGCCGTCAGCGATCAGCACCTCAGCCATCGCCAGCGATGCGTCCCAATCTTTGGGGCCATCGTCCAGGCCGGGCAATAGATGCAAATGGGTATCCACCCATCCGGCAGAGTCGGAATTAGAATGTGCCATCGTCCTTCTGGTAGCGCAACAGTTCTTCGCGGGCGGTGGCAAAACGCTGCTTGAATGCCTGCTCACCGGTCAGAAAATTGAATGCCCGCCCTTCTCTCCTAGTGTGACGCAAGAGCGCGTATAACGCCAGAACACCCGGAGACATCGCTGCCGCCCCGGGTTCATAAGCGATGGTGTAGGCATAGCGGACCTGCGGGGTGAGCCAGCACAATAGACCCGCCACCACGTCCCCGCGGCGACGCAACTGCCACAACTCGGCCACCGCCGGCTCCTGCTCGACCATGCGCAGCACCCACCGGCATTCCTTCGGGCCCAGTACGTTGCGCTCGTTCCGGGCTTCCAGTGCCGCCGCTTTGCGGGCAAGCAGCCAGTCCAGCATGCGGAGGCGATCGGCTGGCGCCGATACTACGGCCAGGGTGACGCCGGCCGCGCGCCAGCGGTGTTCGACCCGGGGATGCCCTGCCGCTAAATCATCCGCGCCTGCCGGGCGTAACGGCGCCGCAGCGTAGCGTTTTTCCCTTAGCCCCGACAGCCTCCAAAGCTCCCGCCACGGCGATGCCTCTGGAACGCCCGTAACCGTTACCGGTGCGCCCCATTGTGAGGCCAGCCAGCGAGCCGCATCGGCCTCTACTTCCGGCTCAGCGGCACCCACCAAATCCTGATAGTCGAACAGTCCTTCGCCCAGCAAACCCCAGCGCCCGCGGCACCGTGCCAGGGGAATAATTACGGGAGGGTCGCTGCGCCAGGCGATGGAGATTTCGGCTTCATCGGCAAAGCAGGCGGCCCAATGGCGTGCAAAGGCGTAGGTCTGGAACACGCTTTGCGCGCCGGCCGCTTCCGCCGCCTGCCACACCGCCGCCAAAGGCGCGAGATTCGCGTCGCGGTGCCGCTTCCAGCTCACCTTTCTCTAGGTGCTTCGGAGCGGCTCGCAGTTGCCTCAGTCGCTGCTTTCGCGCCGGTAGTTGGGAGCTTCCTGGGTGATGATCACGTCGTGGACGTGGCTCTCGCGCAGACCTGCGGTGGAGATGCGCAGGAAGCGAGCCTTTTGCTGAAACTCCTCAATCGACGCGCAACCACAATAGCCCATGCCGGCGCGCAGGCCGCCCACAAGCTGGTGCACCATCGCCGCCAGTGGCCCTTTGTAGGGCACGCGGCCTTCAATGCCTTCGGGTACGAGCTTGTCGCTGCGATTGCCCTCGGCGGCGGTTTGCAACTCGTGCTGGCCATAGCGTTCGGCCGAACCCGCCTCCATCGCGGCCAACGAGCCCATGCCGCGATAGCTCTTGAAGGTCCGGCCCTGATACAGAAT includes:
- a CDS encoding exopolysaccharide biosynthesis protein, translating into MAHSNSDSAGWVDTHLHLLPGLDDGPKDWDASLAMAEVLIADGTTHVVVTPHSNYQFSFSRARTAELCGELQEKLQGRVQVMAGCEVHLSFENVSALLERPRELSLNGGRYVLVEFPEFFERQALGSALEQIAAGGMVPVLAHPERNPVLQQNPGTLDEYLRLGCLAQVTASSFRGRFGKRAEQFSLELLRGGRIHLVASDGHSAEQRSPKMSAAAAFIAERADEEMAQALCSANPLAIALDRPKLPYAPKPPEKKKSFFARLMNS
- a CDS encoding GNAT family N-acetyltransferase — encoded protein: MSWKRHRDANLAPLAAVWQAAEAAGAQSVFQTYAFARHWAACFADEAEISIAWRSDPPVIIPLARCRGRWGLLGEGLFDYQDLVGAAEPEVEADAARWLASQWGAPVTVTGVPEASPWRELWRLSGLREKRYAAAPLRPAGADDLAAGHPRVEHRWRAAGVTLAVVSAPADRLRMLDWLLARKAAALEARNERNVLGPKECRWVLRMVEQEPAVAELWQLRRRGDVVAGLLCWLTPQVRYAYTIAYEPGAAAMSPGVLALYALLRHTRREGRAFNFLTGEQAFKQRFATAREELLRYQKDDGTF